The Trinickia acidisoli genome includes a window with the following:
- a CDS encoding 3',5'-nucleoside bisphosphate phosphatase — protein sequence MNADLHCHSTVSDGRLAPADVARRAHAGGVTLWALTDHDEVAGQAEARGEAEALGMRYVNGVEISVTWASRTVHIVGLGIDPACEALVAGLYATRNGRAARAQAMSDALAAQGVAGAYEGALRYVSNPDLISRTHFARFLVEMGYAASTADVFERYLGEGKPGYVPHRWSSLENAVGWIRGAGGVAVVAHPGRYKYTPLEFDALFGRFLDLGGKAIEVVTGSHMPDQYREYADVARRFGFEASRGSDFHAPGEGRTELGKLPPLPSDLTPVWERWL from the coding sequence ATGAACGCCGATCTCCATTGTCATTCGACCGTTTCCGACGGCCGGCTTGCGCCCGCCGACGTCGCGCGCCGTGCGCATGCGGGCGGCGTCACGCTCTGGGCGCTGACCGATCACGACGAAGTGGCAGGGCAGGCCGAAGCACGCGGCGAAGCCGAGGCGCTCGGCATGCGCTACGTGAACGGCGTGGAGATTTCGGTCACATGGGCTTCGCGCACGGTGCACATCGTCGGGCTCGGCATCGATCCGGCGTGCGAGGCGCTCGTCGCCGGGCTCTACGCGACGCGCAATGGGCGGGCGGCGCGCGCCCAGGCGATGAGCGATGCGCTCGCGGCGCAGGGCGTGGCCGGTGCCTATGAGGGCGCGTTGCGCTACGTATCGAACCCCGATCTCATTTCTCGCACGCACTTCGCGCGTTTTCTCGTGGAAATGGGTTACGCGGCGTCGACGGCCGATGTTTTCGAGCGCTATCTCGGCGAGGGCAAGCCCGGTTATGTGCCTCACCGGTGGTCCTCGCTCGAGAACGCGGTCGGATGGATTCGAGGCGCCGGCGGCGTGGCCGTCGTAGCGCACCCGGGCCGCTACAAGTACACCCCGCTCGAGTTCGATGCGCTATTCGGCCGGTTTCTCGACCTAGGTGGGAAGGCGATCGAGGTGGTGACGGGCAGCCATATGCCCGACCAGTACCGCGAATACGCGGACGTAGCCCGCCGCTTCGGTTTCGAGGCGTCGCGCGGCTCGGATTTCCACGCGCCCGGAGAGGGGCGCACCGAACTCGGCAAACTGCCGCCGCTGCCGTCCGATCTCACACCGGTTTGGGAGCGCTGGCTCTAG